Part of the uncultured Desulfobacter sp. genome, CAGGAGAAAATTTATCCAGGGTTCTGAAAGAACGGGGATCCAGAGAAGATCGGCCAATACAGATGTGTGATGCTCTGTCCAGGAATCTGCCAAAAGGTTTTGAATCGATATTATGCAATTGTCTCGTGCATGGACGCCGTAACTTTGTCGACGTCATGGACGATTTCCCTGAGGAGTGTGACCATGTAATTGATACAGTGGCTAAAATTTATGAGCACGATCATAAGGTAAAGGAGCAAGGCCTGGACGATGCTCAACGCCTTCAATATCATCAAACCCACAGCGGTCCACTGATGCGGGCGCTTAAAGTATGGCTGGAAGACAAGTTTGAAAACAAAGAAGTAGAACCCAACTCCAGTCTGGGCAAGGCCATATCATATATGTTGAATCACTGGCAGGAATTGACCCGTTTCCTGGAGATCCCTGGAGCACCGCTGGATAATAATCTTTGCGAACAATTGCTGAAAAAGTCGATTCTGCACCGAAAAAATTCATTATTTTATAAAACCGAACACGGTGCCTATATTGGCGACCTGTTCATGAGCCTGATACATACCTGCAACCTGCAAAATATAAATCCCTTTGAATACCTGACCGCGCTACAGAAGCACTCTTCCGAGATCTTCCAAAACCCTTCTGACTGGTTGCCGTGGTCATTTGAAAACACAATCGCTAAAAAATCAGGGGAAACAACTGATAATCTCTAAAACGACCTTTTAGCCAATCCAGTATGTTTTGAGACACATTTTTGCACTGCAAACTATCCCTCATCGCCTTACACACTGTTTTTTTGGATCGGGTCTGTTTTGAATGTTATCTTAATTTTTTTGATTTACACAGGCTTGCCGAAAGGACACGTTCGCCATTGGGTCATCCCGGCTTAAACGCGTTGGGGATCTCTTTTATTTCCACGGTGGTGTCGGTCATTAGGGCCGCACCCCGGGCAATGTTTTCAAATCGATCCCGCATGACTGACAGTACATCAGGGTCAAAATCATGAAGGAAGAAGGAAATACCGGTTACTGCTCTCCTTCACCGCTACCCGGGGAATGGGTTTGATGAACTGCTGGCGCAGGCTGTAGGTGTATGCCCCCTGGGCCGGGATCATGAGTATGTCGTTTTCTTTGATGGCCGAGCCGAAATAGGCATATCCCCATACATCATGGGGGGTACAAAGGGCGCCCAGGATATGACACTCTTTTTCGGACAGGCCGGGCCGGGTCAGGTTGATGACCGGGCAGTAATCGGTTTCATACCGCTCCCAGCCCACGGTGTTGCCGCCGGCATCGGTGATGACCAGGCCCTTTTCTTTACAGTCCACCACCTGGATGAGGATGTGCATGACATCATTGCAGATCCAGCGGCCCGGCTCAAAACAGATCCGGCACGGGGTCAACGGCAGGATGTGTTCTTTAATGGCCGTTGACAGCTCCTTGGCAAACAGGTCAATGGATGATCCCGGGTCAATTGTATAGCGCCGGGGCTCGTCCGATAAAAGCCATTCCCCCTGGGCCGGCCAGTAGCCGCCGCCGATATCAATGAATTGGACTGCATCCAGAAACTGCCGTGGCATGGTGGACAGGATCTCACCCAGTTTTCGGATAAACGCGGTCTGTCTGTCCGGGGTAAGATTCCAGGAGGAGTGGAACTGCAGTCCCTGGAAATCCAGGCAGCCAAGGTTCTGGATCTCTCGGAACCCAGACAGCAGATTTTCCGGCAGAATCCCGAACTTGCGCCACAACCCTTCGGGATTATTGTTCAGGCGCAATCCCACGGGCATCCGGGTCTGCGTTTTTTCAAGCACCGCTGCCAGCCGTTTTGCCTCTCCGATGCTGTCCAGCAGAATCACCACCCGGTCCGGGTACCGGGCCGCAAGTTCCAGCTCCGGAACGGTTTTGCCCGGCCCGCTGAATATAATGGCGGCCGCCCCCAGTTCCAGGGCCACGGAGAGCTCTACGCCGCTGGAGACATCCAGCCCGAATCCATGTTTGAGCAGATGCCCGGAAAGATAGGGCAGATTGTTGCTTTTCATGGCGTAAAAAAATGCGGTTTCCGGCAGGCGGTGGCTGAACGCCGCCCTGAACTGGGCGGCTTTCCTGGCCAATACATCGGTTTCCAGAATGTACAGGGGAGAACCGAACCTTTTGGCGATATCCAGGTACACCCCCTTATTTTTGACATAGGGGGTGATAAACTCGATGGCTTTTTCCCTGGAGAGAAGGGCGGTTGTGCCGGTTGCTTGCGTGTTGGCTGTGAGCATGTCTATTCCATTTCAATGTCGATACGTTTGGCGAGCAACAGGCTTTCCGTCTCGAAAAATTTGTGTCGGTTCGGTTTTATGATTATGTGTCCTAAAAGCCATGAATCATAGTCCTGGGGCGGCATGGTCACTTTGTGCCCCGGGGATCGAGTCAGGTGTATCTTTTTGACCCGGCTGTCGTTTGCCAGGCTTTCTGTTTTAATATGTTTTAACACGCCGTCTTTTCGGGCATGGATGCGGAAGGCCACCAGGGGCGTGTACGGCTCTTTTTTTTCATTTTTCCAGGCACAGCCCGCCGCCGCATCCAGGGTTAACCCGAGAATGTCGAGGTTGCCTGCTTCTTTGATCAAAAAGGGCAGACAGTCGCCACCGGGACGCGGTGTCATCTCTATGAGAACAGCTTCTCTGTTTCGCAGGATAAAATCCACCATGCACACGCCGGTCTTAATGCCCAATGCCCTGGCCGCCATGTAAAACAGGTCGGCCAGTATGTCATTGCCGGGCATTTTGCCATCCTTATCGTCTTCCGGGCAGATGGCATATCCGGAGATGGTGCCGAAGGGGCGGCTGTCCACCTTTATTTTCCGGGTTTTGCGCAGGATCACGGCCCGGTCTTCTTCCATGAGAAAATCACAGGAGAATTCAGGGCCGGCCACCCACTCTTCAGCCAGCATCTGGAATGAACCCACATCCGTGGGTTTAAACAATGGGTTTCCGGATCGTGTTGCCAGGCCGTCTGCCACCGCCTTGAATGCGGCCTTGCATTCTTTTCGGGTGGTGCATTTGAATACAAGTTCGCTGCCTGAACCACAAAAGGGTTTGAGCACGATGCCGCCCGGTGCCTGTTCCAGGAAGTTTAACACTTCGGCTTCTGTGTTGACCGGGCAGGCTCGGGGGCAAGGAATCCGGTTATATCGCCAAAATTGCTTTGAGATGAATTTATCCCTGCTGTTTTTTATGGCTTCAACATTGGGATAGGGCAACCCCATCTTTTTTGCCAGAAGGGATGCGGTCTCCATGGATTCGCAATCAAAGCAGGCAATGCCGGAAAGGGTTATGCCAAAGGCCTCTTTGTGGCGGTCTATCGCCTGGACTGCAGCATTAACCTCGCAGATGGGGCATAAAATTTCCTCTCCATTGTCCGGACAGGGCTCTGGGGCATTTTCACGAACCTTGGGCTCTGTGAGAAAAAGTGCCTGTCCGGGGCGGATGTTTCTGACCCATTCAATGTAGTCGGATGTGGTGCCCACCACCAGTACCTTGTTTGTTTCAGACTCAGACTGCTTTTCGGCCATATTGGCTCCCATGGAAAACAACCGTGTCCGGCTGGGTGTGAATCTCATATGACGGTCTGGGGCTCAGGCGAAACCGTTCTTTCCAGTTAAAACTGCCGCACAGAAAATCAACGGCTTCCAGCCTGTTGTGGCAGGCCCATTCCAGGTGGTGCAGGTTAATCACTTTGGCAATACCCATAAAATCCGGGTGTGTGCCGCCGGCCACAACCGTGTAAGTGTTGTTGAAGACTGCGCCCATGTCCACGGCTGCAATTTTTTCTTCCACGATGGCGGTGGTAATCCTGAGCATCCCCATATCCTGAAGATATTGGGCAAGCCGCTCAAAAGAGCGGTAAAACCGGGCGTCACTGAAGTAGGAGTCCGATGTAAATGCTGCCATGTTCAAGCGGAACATTTCAACCAGATCCGGCTGATGATTATAGCGCCACGTGAGTTGCCGCTCCTCAATTTTTTTTACATCCGCCTTGAGCTTTTTTCTGGTTTTCCCGGGAAATGCCAGCCAGAAGTTGTCCATGGAAAAGTCATGCATCCGGGGGTAGAACAGGTAACCTGTCTCGTCGAGTCCGGCCCGTTCTATTTTGTCAAACAGCGGATTGAAACGCAGATACCTTAAATTTAAAGGGCCGGGCACGGAGTCACACAATGCCTGGAATACTTCCGGAGAGTGTGCAAAAAACCGGTTCTGCTCCAGCCATGTTTTGCCTTTCCAGGTTTCGCCGGGAAAGAAAACGTATTCACCGGTCTCTTCAACCAGACTTAACGGCAGAAACCCCACAACCTGGCCTTTGTCTTCGACGATATGGAAACTTAAAGGCCTTTTGAATGCGGCGTTAAAACATTGTCTGACGGCCCAAAGATCAAATATGTCCTGGACCGGCCAGTATTTTTCCCAGGCCTGCCGGCAACCTTCCGGATCTGTTATAATAATAGATTTCACTGTCATCCACCTAATGCCGGTAAGTTACGTTGATTCTGGCGGTTTTTCCGCCGAAATAGTTCTGGGAAAATTCCCGGACCACTTCAGGGTCATATGCCTTGCATGAGAATACATCCAGGTATGTGGCATTGCTCTGGTTGGCAAAATGGGCGGAGATCAGTGAGGTCTCAATGAGTTGGACCATTGAAAACCCGGCCACTTTTTCATCTTCACCAAAATGCACCACCTGGGTCTCCCCAAAGCGTTTCATTTCAATCAGGTCACACAATTCGACAACAAATCGTTTGATCAGTTCGGCATCTCTGATTTTTTCAGGGTCGCAGTCATAGATGTCGATGGCGGAGGCAATGCCCCATACATCAGGGGCGGTGTCAATCTGGATTACTTGTGCAGCGGTCATTGTTTTTTCTCCTTAAAATTGGGGGGCTACCATTTCTCTCTGGTCTCGGCCGGGCGTTTGGATTGTTTGTTCAGTTTTTTTCGGCGCTTCTGGTCTTCTTTCTGGTCTTCCCAGTCGTAATCTTCATCATAGCTTTCTTTGAATTTTGGACTCTTGCCTTTGTTGCGGCTGAACTTTTCCCTGGTCATGACTTCCTTTTCCTCGTTGGTTTTGGCCGGCTGTTTTGGCCGGGTGGTTTTTGTTCCAGCATCCCTATAGCAACCTGTGTGCCAAAAATATTTTAAAAAATAAAATCAATAAATACAGATGCTTATATTTTTATTGTAACGCTTATGCCGAATTTTTCAGTAAATATTTACTTAAATATGAAGAATGAAGATTTTTGGGTTTAAAATGGTAAATTTTAACCGATTTCGGTGTGGGCTTATAAATTCAAATAGACAAAATATAAAGTGCATTGCCGGTTATTTTAAATTTGTATATACTTCAGGAGTTTTTATAAAACAGTAATATTTTACCGGAAATGGAATACGCTTTTTATGCTGATTCGACTGGCATGTGCCATCAAAGAGTCAAAAATACGCACCGAACTTGCGAACAGGCTGGCGGAACAGGATGTTCAGCTTCAGTTTTTTAAACCCAGCACCGTCTCCTGGCAGGCCCTTGCCAGAAGCTGTGCCGATGTGTTTATTGTCAGCAGTCCCGCAATCCCCAAACCTGTTGAATCCAGTATCTCGCTGCTCAATGACCTGCCCGAAGCGCCCATGACCATTGTGCTGCACAACCGGGAGTCTTCCGAAGAGCATGCCAATCTGCTGGCCTCGGGTGTTGATGTGGTGCTTTATTCAGGCATTCCCATGGACAGTCTTTTGGAAGCCCTTGACACCACATTGGAGTCCAGACGTCAGTTTTATTATGCGGAACGGTTTGACCGGCGGGGGCGTTTTTTGCCCCGGCTTAACGACTTTACCTCCAACAGCCGGGAGATGCAGGTGTTTCTGGATGAAACCCGCCAGGTGGTCTCCAGTGATGCCACCATACTGTTATTGGGTGAGACCGGTGTGGGAAAAGAGCATCTGTCCAAGGCCATTCATGCCGACAGCCACAGGTCCACAGGGCCTTTCATTGCCATCAATATGGCAGCCATTCCCGAACAGCTGATGGAAAGTGAGCTGTTCGGGCATGAGCAGGGGGCCTTTACCGGGGCGGTGCGCTCCCGGCGGGGGGCATTTGAGCTGGCCCACGGCGGAACGATTTTTTTGGATGAGATCGGTGAGATGCCTCTGCAGATGCAGACCAAACTGCTGCGGGTACTCCAGGAACTTGAATTTACGCCGGTGGGCGGTGAAAAACCGGTGTGGGTGGATGTCCGGGTGATTGCGGCCACCAACAAGGACCTCGAGGAAGAGGTGGAAAGGGGAACGTTCCGAAAAGATCTCTATTACCGGCTCGGGGTGATTTCATTAACGCTTCCGCCTTTACGGCAGCGTAAAGAGGATATTCCCTCACTGACCAATCATTTTTTAACCATGAATCAGCAAAAATTCGGCAGAAATCTCAAACGATTTTCCCAGCCGGCCATGGAGGCCCTGTGCCGCTACCACTGGCCGGGTAATATCCGGGAATTGATGAACGTGATTGAACGGGCGGTTTTGCTGTGCAAGTCTGATATGATTACCCTTGAAGAACTGCCGTCGGTTTTCCACAACACCAAACCCGTCCGGGTGGGTGATGGTGAGTCGGGGCTTTGCCTGCCCCGGGAATGGGACACCATGACCCTGCCCCAGGTCCGGGAGGCCGTGTGTGACCAGGTGGAAGCGTTGTATCTGGCCATGGTGCTCGATAAAACCCGTGGTAAAATTGGGGAGACGGCAAAGATTGCAGGTATTCATCCCAGGGGGCTGTATGCCAAAATGAAAAAACTGGGACTGGATAAAGCAGAATTTAAGACCAAAGGATAGATGTTCATGTATTCACCATTTCATTACCAGATCAGCGAGTATGACTGCGTACCCACAGCCATCACCAATGCCGTCTCTTTTTTGTTTCAACGCAAGGAAATTCCCCCCATGGTGATCCGGCATATTTACCTTTACTGCCTGGATACGGTGGGCCGGGATTCCCGGTTCGGTGTGGGCGGAACCAGCAAATATGCCGTACGCCTGGTGGGCAACTGGCTTAATTCCTACCGGATCAAGGCGTTTTCCGTTGCCACGCAGTTTCTGGAAAAAGAAGCGGTTTCCCTGGAATCGGGCGGGCAGATCGAATCCTGTCTGTCCGAAGGCGGGGTGGTGCTGTGCAATATCCTTTTAACCCCCCGTGATGAACATTATCTGATGGTAACGGCCATGGATGAAGAATGGATCTACTGCTTTGACTCCTACCGCAGGCAATCCATCCGGGGCATGAAGGGCATGGCCCGGGTGATTGACGGCGGGGACGGCCGGTCTGCCAACCTTAAAATAAGACGGAACTGGGCCGGGCAGGATGAGGTGAAACGGTTTTGTCTGGGGCCCATGACGATGCGTGAAAGTCTTTTAATCCGGCGAACCTAAGCCGGGATAATTGTCTGGAAAAAAAGGAAATGGATTTATGAAAAGCACATTGCATATCACAAGCGGTGACATGGCTGGAGAACTCTTGACGAAAAGTGCCATTGAAGGTGACGTGTTCGTTTGGCATGACATTCTTTACGATGGCCCGAGAAAACCCGGGTGGCCGGATGATGCCACGCTGGATGCCCGGGCGGGTTTTCTGGCAGATATCACCGGCGGCGGATTGAGCACAGAAAACATTCTTGGGACATTAGAGGCGCAATATGCCAAGCTGAAAACCCTACGCGATTATGATTCGGTGGTGCTTTGGTTTGATGCGTGTCTCTTTGACCAGTCCATGCTTTGTCACATTCTTGCGTGCATGCATTTTCTTGGTCACAAGCATGCCGAGCTTCTCTGCATCGATGCCTTTCCGGGCATTGAGCCCTATCATGGGTTGGGGCAGCTTTCCGCCGACCAACTGGCGTCCATGTACAGCCAACGCCAACCCTTAACGTCCGCGCAGTTTGTTTTTGCAGGCCGTGTTGACTGCGCTTTTGCATGCCAGGACCAGGACGCGTTTAGAAAACTGGCCCGGGCCGATGCCGATGCTCCGTTGCCCTGGATTCCGGCAGCTGTAGCGCGTTGGATGGCGGAGTCTCCTGATGAGGAGACCGGGCTGGGGCAACTCGAAAAATGGGCAATTGAGGCAATATGTTCCGGGATCGAAAGCCCCCAGGATATTTTTACGTTTGTTGCTGAACGGGATACGCCGCCGCAATACTGGGGTGATGTCACGCTTTGGGCGAAAATCAATGCATTGGCAGGCAGGGAGCCGCCGCTGGTCAAGATTGAAGGGCCGGAACCAAGGTTGCCCCAATGGGGAGGTCTCGGCGATTTAAATCTGTTTCGAGTCCTTCCACATCAATGACGCTCAGGTCTGAATCGCCTGTTTTTTTGGGGGGTGATTCTATTGTCGGGGGCAATCCCCTGTGGTTGCCCTCGTTAGGGCAGGCACAGGGGCCTGCCCCTACAGCTGCCGACGTTAGAACCATTCCCGTTTTTGAGTTGCCGGACATCCCGGGTCCGAATTTGTTTTCGAACGAAAAGTCAGTCATTTGCTGTTATGCAGCCGGCAACTTTTCGTTCGAATATGTGTTCTGTTCAGGTGTGAATTAAGATAAGAGGGCCTCCAGCCGCTCCTGGTCTTCCTTGCATGAGATGCACTTGGATGTCACAGGACGGGCTTCAAGCCGTTTGAGGGAGATCTCTTCGCCACAGATATCACAATAGCCATAGGTGCCGTCTTCAATTCTCTTGAGTGCGTCTTTGATTTTTTTGATCAGCCTGCTCTTGCGGCTGTGCAGGCGCAGGTTCATGGTGCGGTTGATATCGGCTGCGGTGGAATCAATGATCTCCGTATCCCTGCTGCATTCCAGTATCAGTTCCGACACGGCGGAGTCTGCTTGATCCAGCAGTTCTTTCATGGAGATATTCAGTATGTGTTGAAAACGGGCCAGATCGTCATCTGTGATGTGGGGTCTGTCGATTACTTGAGTGCTCATTTTTTTACTCCCAGGCATGGGTAAGGCCGCTTAATTGTGGATTGGGATGGATGGTGTCCGAATTTCTTTTTCATGCGGTAACCGTTTTTACCCGGTAACAGTTACGGCCGTGTATACGGGCCATCAACGCGACGTATAGCAATATCAATGCCAGGAACGATTTAGTTGAACCACCGGTAGGGCCAAGTCCCCAGCCAAGGCTGATTAACCGCTACTGAGCGATATGAAACGCCTGGTTTTGCCGTGTCATTCTGAGATATACAGGAACTTTTAATTCTGGTTTTAAAGATATTTGTTCTGTTTTAAGAATTGTGTGGTCTTTTTTGGGCTTTATCATAAGAATGGCCATGTTTTGTAGGGGCAACCCCTGTGGTTGCCCCCGTTAGGGCAGGCACAGAGACCTGCCCTACAATGGCCGACGTTAGAACCAAGCCCATTAAATTTGTTCAAGGATTTTTCGGGCCTCATCCGCCCCTTTAAAATCTTTGTTCAGCTCAAGTGCTTTTCTCAGATGTTTTTTCGCATTGACGTAATCCCATTTCTTATTGTAAGCCAGGCCCAGGTGAAAGTTGAAAATCGGATTTTTAGGTTCTTTTTCAACGCAGTTGGTAAACTCCTGGATGGCGGAATCATAGAGCTCTTTTTTGTAGTAGATCCAGCCCAGGGTATCCATGATGGCCGGAATTTCTCCGCTTAGTTCCTTGGCCTTTCTGGCCATGTCCAGGGCCCTGTTCATCTCTATGTTCTGCTCGGCATAGAAAAAAGCCAGGTTGTTCAGGGCCGGAACATATTCGGGATTCAGCTCAAGCACTTTTTCGTACTGGGCCTTTGCCAGGTCATTTTCACCTTTTTTTTCGTAAAATACCCCAAGCTGAAAATGGGGCTCGATCTGATCCGGACGCTGGGCCAGCAGGTTTTTATAGGTCTCAAGCTCCTTTTCACTGTTTTCTTCCCGGTTGTAGATCCTGGCCAGGGAGAGGTAGGGTTGCGTGAATTTAGGATTGGACCGGATGGCCAGTTCAAAGGCCTGTTTTGCTGCCTCCGGCTTTTCAAGTGCCATGAAAAGATTGCCCTTGAGTCCCTGGATAATGGAGACCACAACGGGCGAGGGGTCCTGCATGGCGTCAATGTGGGCATCACACCGGTCCAGGGCCGTCTGATATTTTTTTTCTGAACTGTACAACCGGATCATGTTGATAAACACATCCATAAGGTTGGGGTTGATGGCCAGGGCTTTGTCATAAATTGCCAATGCCTTTTCAGGCTTTTTGTCCAGGATGAAAAGATTGCCGAGCCTGAACAGGGCCGCCGGATTTTCAGGGTGATCCTGGACCAAGGCTTCATACACGGCCTGGGCTTGCTGGTTCTTTTGCCGGGCGGCGTAAAGATTGCCCTTGAGCAGGAGGGCTCCATAGTTTTTCGGGCTCAGTTTTAATGCCTTATCAATTTCAGAGTCGGCCAGAAAATAGTCACCCTGCTTAAAATAAATATCCGCCATCATGATTCTTGCGCGGAGATGATAGGGGTTTTTTTCCAGGGTTTTGGCGATATAGGTCATGGCCTGATCTGATTTCTTGTCGGCTGTCAGCACCGACCCCATTAAAAAATTGTACCGGGCGGAGTCCGGCTCCTCTTTTAGCAGGGACAATATAATTTCTTGGGCCTGTTCCGATTTTTTCTGGGCGGCTAAAAGTTTTGCTTTGACGAATTTGGCCTGGGGAAAGTCGGGACGGGCTGCCAGCACCTCATCAATTAAATTTTGGGATTTTTCATACTCCTGGTGAAGGAAATAAAAGTCTGCATAGGCGGTTTTCAAGCCCGCATGTTCCGGATCAATGTCCAAAGCCTTTTTGATAAACCCCTCTGCTTTATCCGGCTGCTCACTGGCATTGTAAAACCGGGCAATGAGCATATAGGGCAGCGGATTGTCCGGAGCCAGTTCAATGGCTTTTAAAAAGGATTGTTCTGCCTGGCTGTTTTCGTTCCGGGCGGCCTGGAAGTTGGCCAGCATGATCCTGGGTTCAACCGCCTCGGGTTTTCGAGAGATCAGATTGTCCAGGACAGTCCGGGCTTTGTCGTAGGACTTTTGGGCCAAAAAGTACCTGAATACAGCCTGGTTGAGGTTTAAATCCTCCGGTGCCGTTTCAAGGGCTTTTTCCAGCATGGCCTGGGCTTTGCCGGAATCCTTTTGGGCCTGGTAGATTCTTGCAAGGACCAGCATGGCTTTGGTTTCCCGGGAATCCAGTGAAAGAATTTGTTCATAGATCTCCGCCAGGGTATCCAACGGCTCTTTTTTACTGCCCAGAATACCGGCTTTCAGATAGAGCGCTTGGATATTTTCCGGGTCGGCCGTAAGCACCTGGGTCACTCTTGTTTCTGCTTCAGGCCATTTTTTTGCCAAAACCAGGAACGAGGCGAGTTGAAGTTTGGTCTCAAGATTATCGGGTTCCAGCTGTTCCAGCCGTAAAAATGCGTTAAAGGCCTCCTGGGCTTTTTTCTCTTCCAAGTAGATGCGGGCCAGAAGATGATAGGCTTCTGCGGAGTCCGGCAGCAGTTTGACCGCGTTTTTCAACTGAATTTCGGCCTTGGCATATTCCTGCTGGTCAAAATAATTTTTACCGTCTTGGATATAGGTGTCGGCGTTTTGCTGGTCAGAGGCGCAACCGCCAAGGACGAGACTCAGAATTAATAGAAAAGGTAAAAAACGGCTCATGTTTTCCTCCTGAACGGTTGATGGCGCCATTATGCATAACAATAGACCCGGATGCATTGATGCCGGTAACGATTATATTAACAGCAAAACAAAGAATTGATGGCTGCCTGCCTGTGGTTTGAAATATCTTAGTGTACCTTCATGGGTCAGTGCAATCTCTTTTTTAAATACCTTTCGACCTGCTGGGCGGTTTCAAAATTTAAAACCGTTTGGGCCATCTTTTCTGCCTGGTACACGGTGCCGTGGCGGATGGCGGATTTTACGCCGGGGATATTGGGGGCACTCATGCTCAGTTCATCTATACCCAAACCGATGAGCACAGGTGCTGCCAGGGGATTGCCGGCCAGTTCGCCGCATAGCCCCACCCATATTCCGGCCTTGCGGGCAGCCTTGACGGTTTGGGACACCATTCTGAGCACCGCCGGATGCAGGGCATTGACCAGGTGATTGACCTGCCGGTTTCCACGGTCGGCACCCATCAGATACTGGGTTAGATCATTGGAACCGATGCTGAAAAAATCCGCCCTGGCGGCCAGCTGGTCTGCAACGGCCACGGCAGAGGGCACTTCAATCATCAGCCCCACCTCAATATGTTCATCAAAAGGTGTTCCGGCTGTTTTCAGATCCTGGACGACCTCATCCAGAATCGCCTTGGCTGCATCAAATTCCTCCGGGGTACTGATCATGGGAAACATCATTTTGATATTGTGGCCGTTACCGGCTTTGAGGATGGCCCGCAACTGGGTTTTAAATATTTGGGGATTGGCCAGGCAGAAACGAATGCCCCTCAGGCCCAGAAACGGATTGGTTTCGTTTGCCATATCCAGATAGGGAACGGCCTTGTCCGCCCCCACGTCTAACGTTCGAATCACCAGGGGCCGGGCCTGCATGGCATCGGCTACCCGGCAATAGGCTTGACATTGTTCGGCTTCGGAAGGGGGGTGCGATCGTCCTAAAAACAGGTATTCCGTTCTGAACAGTCCCACCCCTTCGGCCCCGTAATCCAGGGCTTGTTCGGTATCATGGGGCCCGCCGATATTGGCAACGACTTTAATGGTTCTGGGATTTGGGCCCATGGTGGATGCCGGTGTCCGGGCAAGGACCTTGGCCTGGTGCTGCTGGTTGCGCCATTTGTTGCGCAAGGTCTTGAATTCTGCCAGTTGGGGTTGCGTGGGGTGGGGCCAGACCCGTCCCCGGGTGCCGTCCACGGCGATGATTTGATCTTCAGGCCATGTGAGTATATCTTCGCCTAGTCCCACAATGGCAGGGATACCCAGGGCCTTGGCTACAATGGCGCTGTGGGAGGTGGCGCCGCCAAGGGTTGTACAGATGGCCAGTACGTTATCCGGATTCAATTGAACCGTATCCGAGGGGGTTAACTCTTGTGCCACCAGGATGACAGGGTGCTCAAACGTTAACGGTGCCGAATTATGGTCAATAAGGTGTCGCAACACGCGTCGGCCCACATCAATGACATCGGCTGCCCGTTCATGAAGATAGAGATCCTCAAGTTCACGGTACTTTGCGGTCATGGCATCTATGGCTTCCCGCCAGGCCGATGCTGGGTTGCATCTCCGGGTCAATATCTTCTCTTGGGTTGCATCCCGCAGGGCCGGATCATCCAGGAACATTTTCTGGGCATCAAAAATGGCCGCTTCCTTGGTGCCTATTTTCTGGGCAGCCTGGTTTTTCAACTGCTCAAGTTCCCGTTTCGCCCGGGAGAGGGCAGTCTGAAATTTTTCGATTTCCCCCTGGGGATCCTGAACCTGCCGGGTCTCAACCTCGGGCATCCGGGTACGGTAATGAACCACAGGTCCAACGGCGATACCGGGAGAGGCCGGAATGCCTGGGACCGCCCCTGGGATATCTTCCGGGGTATCGTTTGCCAACGCCGTTGCTTCGGGCGTTACCGGTGACGTTTTTGGGTCTTTTTCTCCGAATTTGTTTTCAGTCAGGGCGCTTAAGG contains:
- a CDS encoding S-adenosylmethionine decarboxylase; translation: MTAAQVIQIDTAPDVWGIASAIDIYDCDPEKIRDAELIKRFVVELCDLIEMKRFGETQVVHFGEDEKVAGFSMVQLIETSLISAHFANQSNATYLDVFSCKAYDPEVVREFSQNYFGGKTARINVTYRH
- a CDS encoding ATP-grasp domain-containing protein: MAEKQSESETNKVLVVGTTSDYIEWVRNIRPGQALFLTEPKVRENAPEPCPDNGEEILCPICEVNAAVQAIDRHKEAFGITLSGIACFDCESMETASLLAKKMGLPYPNVEAIKNSRDKFISKQFWRYNRIPCPRACPVNTEAEVLNFLEQAPGGIVLKPFCGSGSELVFKCTTRKECKAAFKAVADGLATRSGNPLFKPTDVGSFQMLAEEWVAGPEFSCDFLMEEDRAVILRKTRKIKVDSRPFGTISGYAICPEDDKDGKMPGNDILADLFYMAARALGIKTGVCMVDFILRNREAVLIEMTPRPGGDCLPFLIKEAGNLDILGLTLDAAAGCAWKNEKKEPYTPLVAFRIHARKDGVLKHIKTESLANDSRVKKIHLTRSPGHKVTMPPQDYDSWLLGHIIIKPNRHKFFETESLLLAKRIDIEME
- a CDS encoding IS66 family transposase yields the protein MVFGDKTEKKKTSNPHNRPKRKKKKKGHGKIGANAYKGAKKIKICHQSLKSGNDCPACEKGKLYGEKPPAKIVRITGGAPFQATVYELQRLRCNLCGQIFTAQAPDNVGKEKYDAKSGAMLALLKYGSGVPLYRLGKLQASLGMPLPPSTQWEIIESVADKIHPVYTELVRQAAQGKVLYNDDTTMKILSLIKETDKAAKRKGMFTSGILSECDVGKIALFFTGHNHAGENLSRVLKERGSREDRPIQMCDALSRNLPKGFESILCNCLVHGRRNFVDVMDDFPEECDHVIDTVAKIYEHDHKVKEQGLDDAQRLQYHQTHSGPLMRALKVWLEDKFENKEVEPNSSLGKAISYMLNHWQELTRFLEIPGAPLDNNLCEQLLKKSILHRKNSLFYKTEHGAYIGDLFMSLIHTCNLQNINPFEYLTALQKHSSEIFQNPSDWLPWSFENTIAKKSGETTDNL
- a CDS encoding GNAT family N-acetyltransferase; this translates as MKSIIITDPEGCRQAWEKYWPVQDIFDLWAVRQCFNAAFKRPLSFHIVEDKGQVVGFLPLSLVEETGEYVFFPGETWKGKTWLEQNRFFAHSPEVFQALCDSVPGPLNLRYLRFNPLFDKIERAGLDETGYLFYPRMHDFSMDNFWLAFPGKTRKKLKADVKKIEERQLTWRYNHQPDLVEMFRLNMAAFTSDSYFSDARFYRSFERLAQYLQDMGMLRITTAIVEEKIAAVDMGAVFNNTYTVVAGGTHPDFMGIAKVINLHHLEWACHNRLEAVDFLCGSFNWKERFRLSPRPSYEIHTQPDTVVFHGSQYGRKAV
- a CDS encoding alanine racemase translates to MLTANTQATGTTALLSREKAIEFITPYVKNKGVYLDIAKRFGSPLYILETDVLARKAAQFRAAFSHRLPETAFFYAMKSNNLPYLSGHLLKHGFGLDVSSGVELSVALELGAAAIIFSGPGKTVPELELAARYPDRVVILLDSIGEAKRLAAVLEKTQTRMPVGLRLNNNPEGLWRKFGILPENLLSGFREIQNLGCLDFQGLQFHSSWNLTPDRQTAFIRKLGEILSTMPRQFLDAVQFIDIGGGYWPAQGEWLLSDEPRRYTIDPGSSIDLFAKELSTAIKEHILPLTPCRICFEPGRWICNDVMHILIQVVDCKEKGLVITDAGGNTVGWERYETDYCPVINLTRPGLSEKECHILGALCTPHDVWGYAYFGSAIKENDILMIPAQGAYTYSLRQQFIKPIPRVAVKESSNRYFLLPS